The genome window AGACGGGGCACCAAGATGTGGTGCATGATGTCGCCATGGATTACTATGGCAAGCGCCTAGCTACATCCTCCTCTGATAATACAATAAAGATCATTGGCGTAAGTGGAACCTCACACCAGCAGCTTGCAACTTTGAGTGGACACCAGGGCCCAGTATGGCAAGTCGCATGGGCTCATCCCAAGTTTGGTTCCATGCTTGCATCCTGCAGCTACGACGGCCGAGTGATCATCTGGAAGGAAGGAAGCAAGCCTGATGAATGGGCACTGGTACACACCTTTGCTGAGCACAAGTCCTCCGTGAATTCCATCGCGTGGGCGCCTCATGAGCTGGGTCTATGCTTGGCTTGTGGTTCATCAGATGGGAACATTTCAGTCTTCACTGCTCGTTCTGATGGAGGTTGGGATACCACGCGTATTGATCAGGCGCATCCGGTTGGTGTGACCTCAGTTTCTTGGGCTCCTGCAATGGCACCGGGAGCTCTAATCAGCGCGGGGTCTTCTGGTCAGTTTGAGTATGTTCAGAAACTCGCTTCCGGTGGCTGTGACAACACGGTGAAGGTGTGGAAGCTCAACAACGGCAGTTGGCGGATGGACTGTTTCCCCGCCCTACAGATGCACAAGGACTGGGTGAGAGACGTCGCGTGGGCGCCAAACCTGGGCCTTCCAAAGTCCACCATCGCCAGCGCCTCTCAGGATGGAACAGTTGTTATCTGGACAGCAGCAAAAGAAGGCGAGCAGTGGGAAGGCCGGTTGCTGTATGATTTCAGGACCCCTGTGTGGAGGCTGTCGTGGTCACTGACTGGGAATATACTGGCGGTGTCTGACGGCAACAACAATGTGACCCTGTGGAAGGAAGCTGTGGACGGCGAATGGCAGCAAGTGACGACTGTTGAGCCATAGGTCTCTAGAGTTGTCCCTCGTCTATATTGCCTTAATACTTGTAGTTTTTGTGTACCTATGGCCCTGTGTGGGTAGCAAGCAGGCCACGGTGCATGACTACTTGAGACGTGATTTCAGGCTCGGGCAGAAGTGAAAAATGAACTTGTTGTATATGTGGAGCATTCTGTTTCTCGATTCAGTGCCTTTTCTTTCCCATGGTTAATTCGTTGCTCACTCAGGTGTTCATATATCAGTTATTCTGTTCAGGATAATGGTTAATTGGATATATTTGGTGCTCTAATGCAAGCTTTGCACTTGTAGCGCAAAGTTTTTTCCGGTGAAAGTTGAAACTGTGGCCAGACAGAAGATGATTAGATGAAGCCAGTCACAATTTGGTCCGCTTGTGTCAACGAGGGGCCAAGgccagggagagggagagagagagagtactcGTCATATTCGTTCAGAGGAAGCATCGCTTGTGTGGCCACCTAGTAGGCTACTAGTTACAGTTctcttagggtctgtttggttgggctgtggctgtggaaaaagttgctgtgtgctgtgagctgtggaaaaagctgttgtaggctgtgggctgttaaaaagctaaaaatcgtttggtggaaaccactaaaagtcgttaaaagttcttcgatatatgttttcacagttccatccaaaagccactaaaagcagatccaggggtgctttcagttttgcactacgagaaagtcggcttttagaaaaagctgcttcctggatccagccctttggttggcttttggcttttagggggcaaaagccaaagccaaaagccaaaccaaacacacccttattaCTCCTGTAGTGTTTTCTTTGGCACTTCTGCTATATTGCAGGCGTTTTCATGTAACACTCTTCTATAATCAAATAATATAAATAAGAGTAAAGTGTATTAGCTGTCCATAAACTATTTCGGATGTATCATCTAAATCTATGTAGATTTATATATTTGAAATAATTTCATTAAGACCTTATTCAGTTAAAAGGGACAAAATCCTACCATGAATTTAATTTAGGTCTGGATTGAGTAAATTTATACCTCACACCAAATTTTATAGTGGGATTAAATCTGCTGTTTAATCCATGTATTTCTCAAAGCTAGTAAATATTTTTTTATCTATGGATTTTAATATAAACTTGTGCATTATCTTCATGTATTTGTTCTATACCTCACACCAAAcacgattttttttatttttacaaaaaatcatatatacaatttatattcaatattataaacacttGAGCATGATGTTATACTAGTTATAAAGTTTTGCCTAGTGTCTCTCATGCTTCTTCCATCAGGGTGAGTTCAAACTccacctcctgcaccgttttttaTAATATTTTACACTGAGTTGATTTGGAAGAAATGTAGAGACTTTTTTGTAAATAGATAAtacatgacgaccgttgaaactgatgctttaagtatagtagagaatAAATTAAATCTATGATTTTAATATAAATAAATGTAACATCAGTCTAAAATCTCTATCTCTTCTCTTATATTATAAAAGCACCAATTTCCTGGTATCTATTTTTTATAATCTAACGTGCGGCCTAAACATCAACTTCAACGCTCACACCTACCGGTTTTCACGGCTATGCAAAAATAAAGTAAAATTAATACAAGTAAGAATGGTTTAAATCTCATTTGTTAGCTTCACATTTATACCCACTTAATGAATATAACACatatttttttatattttattaaaacaaagtTATATAACATATAGAAACCGTAGCGATGCACAATGTTTGACTAGTAAAACTAAAATTCAGACTCATAAAATTTAACATTTTTTTTGCAATCCAACGTCGAGGGCTGAGATTCCTAGAACTAGAAAGGAACTTCTATTGATATTGAATTGTTTCCGAAAAAAAACAAGAATGAGATGTTTGCAGAAGAAAAACACAGCAGGGATAAGATAAAAAATGACATCCACCGTCCACGTACAATCACATGAGTCCTTTTCCTGCTCGTAAAAGGGTGAAAAACAGAGTTTGTGTCTAAACCAACGGTGGAGATAGTCCTCGCAGACCACTAGATTAACTAGAGCCCTATAAAATAACTGGCCACAAGATTTCAGGAGTTGTTTCTGTTGGCGGCCGCACAAACGTCAGGTTCGGGAAAAGCTCGGAAAAGTAGTTCGTGCTCCAAAACCAAAAGGTTCGCGATTGGCCACTATTGCTTTGTTtgttgttttcttttctttcttccccGAAAAGGCTGGACGGCGGCTCCGAGCTCACTCGTCGCCGGCGGCTGTTGCAGGTTCTTTCTTTTTCCTACCCCTACCTCAGTTGCATAAGCTAGCACTTCGTATCGTATGTTGCTTGATGCGCTGATCGGAAGGTTGTTTCCCGTGGCGCTTTTCGTTCTCATTGGATTGGTTATTCGTCGTCGCTGGCGCTGGTTTAATCCGGTGGCGCGACTAGGTTCATCAGTCCTTAGTTTCCACCAAGTTCGGTCCTTTGCTTTAATCCGGCGGCGCGACTTGTTTCATCAGTTAGTTTCCACCGAGTTCGGGCGGTATGGTGCTCTTTTCCTGGGGTTCTGCAAGTGCAAGGAGTATGATCTGGTTTGATGATTCGTTACTTTTTTTATAACACGATTCTTTTGGTTGAGCGCTTGGATGCTAGTTCACTAGGCCCtatttgtttcagcttatagattatataatctggattataatctaaattatataatctggattataatctaaattctataatctagattataatctagacatATTATAATCTACATGTAGTTGTTTGTTACTTGTTAGTCTAgattatacaaatgtagattattcaTAAAGACAGTAATACCCTTGTTTGTTTATTTGAGGTGAGGAAATAAGGATGtcatatattgtaatttctatttacataactATGGATAGTGGGTCTTTtgccaaaataatctcaaataagctactcttgaggagattatgagattatcataatctaggcattagattatataatctgaacccaTAATCTAGATGTTTGTTTACCTATTGAATTATTtgcgctggattatataatctagagagaTTATAATCCGAAACAAACAGGACCTTAATTTTGGCGAATCCCTGCCTGAGATATTACCAGCGGTTCGGTGACAACTGAATAAAAAAAAGTACCACACCTTGCATAAATTCAGCTCGATTAGAGTACAACGTCTCTGAaggtatagacaccaatgtcatcCTAATTTGCAAATTCAATCCTGCAAACATGAGTTCAGATGGAAGAACCGCATGCCTTTAGAAACATGACGTAAACTGCCTTGGTGTTGTTTCAAAGTTCAAACACATTGTATCGCTCTGTCCGGGAATCCTGTCAATTGATTGTAACTCAGTAGGATTTGATTATGTACAATaaattactctctcagttctttttatttgtcgcgttttagtttaaaaatgaactagcggtcgacaaatattcgagagcgGAGATAGTACCATTTACCTCTCAATGCCGATGGATAGTTTAATGCAAATCAAGTACATTTACTGTTCCTGAGCCTGTCTGAATCAGATGTCTGGATTGGCTATGAAGCTTATTCCTAGAACCTGCTAGAGATTTACATTTGGTACAGATTAGAACCGTATGTTATACTCTAATGTTTGTTGGTACCTAATGTTGATTTTTCAATGTTCTCTGAAACAGGAGATTAACACCATTTTTTGACAAAGAAAAAAAAAGCTAATGGCGAGAAACATAAATTCAGATTATATAGACTTTTCACATTTGGGTGGATTCGACATGGGCATCAATTTTGACGAATTTGAAGAAAATGTGAAAAAGCTCATGGAGGTAGTAGTGCCTTCTCATAACTTCGATGTTTAACATGATTTTTTTTTTTGGTTTACACATATTTGGATATTCTAACGCAACATAGGAAATAGGATTTTCTTGACAATGCTTTGTTACTAACTTTCCCCATTCATGGACGGATCCCGATCAAGTATCTTGATTCAGCTCATGATAAAGCTGTCGAATTCATTGAAGATGTCCATGCAAAATTTTATGGTCCCTTTACTGATGATGAGGTGCCAAATAACGATCAATCTAGTCGCTATGTTATCACCGAGTCTTCACCAACATCTATTGAGAAGGAGCTAGTTGGACCAAACACTGAACTTTCAACTCCTCCTGCATGCTTCATTACCATGGAGAACAGTTCTACTGGCTGTGATACTGATGCTCATAAAACCCAATCAGAATCATTTTCAACAAAAAGTACAGGTTTATCCTCAATGAATCATGTGTATCCAGAAAATAATTTATCTGAAGGAGCTCATATCGACTCAAACGATCTTTGTATTAGAATATATGGTACTCATTTTTGTAATAGACACTTCATTTCTGTTTATTTATCTGCATCTTCTTTCCTAACTAATTATTTTTCTTTACTCCCCCCCCCCCCAGACAGCTCTGAGGAAGTTATTTTATGGAATCCAGTGAGTTCTGTAAAACCACAGCAATCACATGGTTCGTGTTTTTATGAGACTATTTCAAACTTTTAATATCATCAATACTGTATTTTTCAAAAAACATTTGTAAAACTACACTTGATTCCATAGCCATATGCCCAGATTATTTGCTTATTACATAAATTATCAGCTTCCATCAATATTTGGATCTGTCTTTATATTtgttttaatgaaatttcataatTGGTCGGACAGAACTTACCACCATACCTCAAGATGATCATGCACTTCATGCTTTGGAAACAGAAGTGACAGAGCAAGTTGGACTCAACTGTTCTGGACATTCAGGCAAATTTCTTGTAACCTCAGCTTATCATTATCCAAAAGAATGGCAAAGGCACATTTTTTTGGAAGTTACTTACTGTGCCTTCATATTCTGGCAGATTCTTCTGTTTGCAGTGGAGTGTCACCGCTAGAAAATTCTTGTGCAAATTGTGAAGAGAAAATGGTATTACACAGTGCAAATGACCCTGTTGGAGTAACAGTGCATGGTTTGCATCTTTCACCTTTTAACTGTGACTGATTGTTCTGTTACCTCTCCCCTTGTATTTACGAAAATATTCTCAATCATATACCTTTTATTAAATATGCATGACAACAATCTGTCGTACTTAGGGAAAAGTAATTAGATGTGAGTATACAAACTTGTATGATTTAGCAAACCACATTATGGTCCTGCACTCCTGCTTGTTAAGATGTATAACTGGCTTACTTTAACATTTAACCACATGTCATAAATACACTAACCTGTTTTACATTTATTTTGATTAAGAAAATGGTGTACGTGTCCTGGCAGATTCCACTACCCTAACCCAAGAATATCATGTATCTTACACATTACACATGGAACAAATGATAGAGCAAGCTGGACTGCATTGTTCTGGACATTCAGGCAAGTTGCTTATAACCCCAGCTTTATCTTTAGCTATAGAATGACAAAGGCACATGATTCTTTTTTATGTTACTTACTGTGCCTTAATATACTGGATTTTCGCAGATATCCTAATACACACTACAGATTTTTGTAATGCACTGCTGCTAGAAGATTCTAGCACAAATTATGAGATGACAGTTTGCTTGCAACCCTACCAGGCAACTTTGCCTGGGACACAAGCAAACCGGCCTGAAGTGCACATGGTATCAACCATATCATACAGTGCAAATAGCCCTGTGGAATCAACTATACATGGTTTGCACCTCTATACTTATGGAATGTGACCTGCTGTTCTATTATCTCTCCTGTCATATTTAAATCATTAAATGCACATCAAAGCCAAAATGCTTTCAACAGCAAACTATTCTGATTCATCTCAACTTCAGAGTATTTGGTTACGAAGTTTCCCTTACATGATTGAGCAAAATAGTATAATTAATTTTATACTGACCATTTTATCCTCATAATCATACCGACCATTTATGCTAGGATTAGGAAGTAGGAAATATGATTTTTACAGTTCAATACAATTGCTTCGCTAGTATAATGAACCCTACTACCGTAGGGTTAAATGCTGATATGCTAGGGATTATAAATTGGAATGGCTTAAATTGATTCTTCATTGCTTGATTCCCTCTAAAGGGTGCCAACCGTGTGCCCTGATCCGGGTCTTGGGCCTAACTTGACTAACAAACTATAGTCTTTCGTTTCACATTTGACTAACATCAAGCTGTTACAACCATGTTACTGCTATCAAGGCGCAGGGTTTATTAACAGGACTACAGACACCTTCCACCAATAATAGTTCGTTAATGTTGTTCACAATAACCCCTTTGGAGGCCTACCATGTCTCCCTGACCATTTATGCTATAGGAAATCACATAACAGCTTCGCCCTCAATCAATTCTGAcaattaatcattttattttaggAGATATGACAGTGACTCCTGCACATAACTGTGACCATTCCTCTTTCTATGCTTCCTATTGCATCTTCTGCAGGAACTTGCACTTCACATGACTCTAGCACAAGTGCGTCCAGCTGTGCTGACGATCCAAGTATGTCGACTGACAGCATGGTTAAATCTGTGGACATGGATGGTCAGAAGCACATGAAAAACGACAAAATTAAGGTGCACCTAGCCCCTCAACCAGAAAACGCGTCATTTAAGGTACTATTATAGTATTTGAAACACAGCCGCTGTCATGGTAGTGGAGAAGGAATTATGGTGGCGAATTACATCACAGTGTTTTATATCTGGCTAGGAAGTCGAAGTGCCCTTCTTTTCAGTTTAATAATGTTACCATTTCTAAAGCTCACACATGCCAAGCATGTCTGAGGAAAAAAAATATTTCTAAAGCTTATTTCATAGACGCTCTT of Zea mays cultivar B73 chromosome 8, Zm-B73-REFERENCE-NAM-5.0, whole genome shotgun sequence contains these proteins:
- the LOC100283879 gene encoding SEC13-related protein, with translation MPPHKIETGHQDVVHDVAMDYYGKRLATSSSDNTIKIIGVSGTSHQQLATLSGHQGPVWQVAWAHPKFGSMLASCSYDGRVIIWKEGSKPDEWALVHTFAEHKSSVNSIAWAPHELGLCLACGSSDGNISVFTARSDGGWDTTRIDQAHPVGVTSVSWAPAMAPGALISAGSSGQFEYVQKLASGGCDNTVKVWKLNNGSWRMDCFPALQMHKDWVRDVAWAPNLGLPKSTIASASQDGTVVIWTAAKEGEQWEGRLLYDFRTPVWRLSWSLTGNILAVSDGNNNVTLWKEAVDGEWQQVTTVEP
- the LOC103634979 gene encoding uncharacterized protein isoform X5, producing the protein MARNINSDYIDFSHLGGFDMGINFDEFEENVKKLMEYLDSAHDKAVEFIEDVHAKFYGPFTDDEVPNNDQSSRYVITESSPTSIEKELVGPNTELSTPPACFITMENSSTGCDTDAHKTQSESFSTKSTGLSSMNHVYPENNLSEGAHIDSNDLCIRIYDSSEEVILWNPVSSVKPQQSHELTTIPQDDHALHALETEVTEQVGLNCSGHSDSSVCSGVSPLENSCANCEEKMVLHSANDPVGVTVHDSTTLTQEYHVSYTLHMEQMIEQAGLHCSGHSDILIHTTDFCNALLLEDSSTNYEMTVCLQPYQATLPGTQANRPEVHMVSTISYSANSPVESTIHGTCTSHDSSTSASSCADDPSMSTDSMVKSVDMDGQKHMKNDKIKVHLAPQPENASFKKMLLRNLSRKLRWSKAQADTHQTMAPGSQGAEDPGYPLVSPSDDDLEDSWEIL
- the LOC103634979 gene encoding uncharacterized protein isoform X1, coding for MARNINSDYIDFSHLGGFDMGINFDEFEENVKKLMEVYLDSAHDKAVEFIEDVHAKFYGPFTDDEVPNNDQSSRYVITESSPTSIEKELVGPNTELSTPPACFITMENSSTGCDTDAHKTQSESFSTKSTGLSSMNHVYPENNLSEGAHIDSNDLCIRIYDSSEEVILWNPVSSVKPQQSHELTTIPQDDHALHALETEVTEQVGLNCSGHSDSSVCSGVSPLENSCANCEEKMVLHSANDPVGVTVHENGVRVLADSTTLTQEYHVSYTLHMEQMIEQAGLHCSGHSDILIHTTDFCNALLLEDSSTNYEMTVCLQPYQATLPGTQANRPEVHMVSTISYSANSPVESTIHGTCTSHDSSTSASSCADDPSMSTDSMVKSVDMDGQKHMKNDKIKVHLAPQPENASFKKMLLRNLSRKLRWSKAQADTHQTMAPGSQGAEDPGYPLVSPSDDDLEDSWEIL
- the LOC103634979 gene encoding uncharacterized protein isoform X3; this translates as MARNINSDYIDFSHLGGFDMGINFDEFEENVKKLMEVYLDSAHDKAVEFIEDVHAKFYGPFTDDEVPNNDQSSRYVITESSPTSIEKELVGPNTELSTPPACFITMENSSTGCDTDAHKTQSESFSTKSTGLSSMNHVYPENNLSEGAHIDSNDLCIRIYDSSEEVILWNPVSSVKPQQSHELTTIPQDDHALHALETEVTEQVGLNCSGHSDSSVCSGVSPLENSCANCEEKMVLHSANDPVGVTVHENGVRVLADSTTLTQEYHVSYTLHMEQMIEQAGLHCSGHSDILIHTTDFCNALLLEDSSTNYEMTVCLQPYQATLPGTQANRPEVHMVSTISYSANSPVESTIHGTCTSHDSSTSASSCADDPSMSTDSMVKSVDMDGQKHMKNDKIKKMLLRNLSRKLRWSKAQADTHQTMAPGSQGAEDPGYPLVSPSDDDLEDSWEIL
- the LOC103634979 gene encoding uncharacterized protein isoform X6, which encodes MARNINSDYIDFSHLGGFDMGINFDEFEENVKKLMEYLDSAHDKAVEFIEDVHAKFYGPFTDDEVPNNDQSSRYVITESSPTSIEKELVGPNTELSTPPACFITMENSSTGCDTDAHKTQSESFSTKSTGLSSMNHVYPENNLSEGAHIDSNDLCIRIYDSSEEVILWNPVSSVKPQQSHELTTIPQDDHALHALETEVTEQVGLNCSGHSDSSVCSGVSPLENSCANCEEKMVLHSANDPVGVTVHENGVRVLADSTTLTQEYHVSYTLHMEQMIEQAGLHCSGHSDILIHTTDFCNALLLEDSSTNYEMTVCLQPYQATLPGTQANRPEVHMVSTISYSANSPVESTIHGTCTSHDSSTSASSCADDPSMSTDSMVKSVDMDGQKHMKNDKIKKMLLRNLSRKLRWSKAQADTHQTMAPGSQGAEDPGYPLVSPSDDDLEDSWEIL
- the LOC103634979 gene encoding uncharacterized protein isoform X2; this encodes MARNINSDYIDFSHLGGFDMGINFDEFEENVKKLMEVYLDSAHDKAVEFIEDVHAKFYGPFTDDEVPNNDQSSRYVITESSPTSIEKELVGPNTELSTPPACFITMENSSTGCDTDAHKTQSESFSTKSTGLSSMNHVYPENNLSEGAHIDSNDLCIRIYDSSEEVILWNPVSSVKPQQSHELTTIPQDDHALHALETEVTEQVGLNCSGHSDSSVCSGVSPLENSCANCEEKMVLHSANDPVGVTVHDSTTLTQEYHVSYTLHMEQMIEQAGLHCSGHSDILIHTTDFCNALLLEDSSTNYEMTVCLQPYQATLPGTQANRPEVHMVSTISYSANSPVESTIHGTCTSHDSSTSASSCADDPSMSTDSMVKSVDMDGQKHMKNDKIKVHLAPQPENASFKKMLLRNLSRKLRWSKAQADTHQTMAPGSQGAEDPGYPLVSPSDDDLEDSWEIL
- the LOC103634979 gene encoding uncharacterized protein isoform X7; this encodes MARNINSDYIDFSHLGGFDMGINFDEFEENVKKLMEYLDSAHDKAVEFIEDVHAKFYGPFTDDEVPNNDQSSRYVITESSPTSIEKELVGPNTELSTPPACFITMENSSTGCDTDAHKTQSESFSTKSTGLSSMNHVYPENNLSEGAHIDSNDLCIRIYDSSEEVILWNPVSSVKPQQSHELTTIPQDDHALHALETEVTEQVGLNCSGHSDSSVCSGVSPLENSCANCEEKMVLHSANDPVGVTVHDSTTLTQEYHVSYTLHMEQMIEQAGLHCSGHSDILIHTTDFCNALLLEDSSTNYEMTVCLQPYQATLPGTQANRPEVHMVSTISYSANSPVESTIHGTCTSHDSSTSASSCADDPSMSTDSMVKSVDMDGQKHMKNDKIKKMLLRNLSRKLRWSKAQADTHQTMAPGSQGAEDPGYPLVSPSDDDLEDSWEIL
- the LOC103634979 gene encoding uncharacterized protein isoform X4 yields the protein MARNINSDYIDFSHLGGFDMGINFDEFEENVKKLMEYLDSAHDKAVEFIEDVHAKFYGPFTDDEVPNNDQSSRYVITESSPTSIEKELVGPNTELSTPPACFITMENSSTGCDTDAHKTQSESFSTKSTGLSSMNHVYPENNLSEGAHIDSNDLCIRIYDSSEEVILWNPVSSVKPQQSHELTTIPQDDHALHALETEVTEQVGLNCSGHSDSSVCSGVSPLENSCANCEEKMVLHSANDPVGVTVHENGVRVLADSTTLTQEYHVSYTLHMEQMIEQAGLHCSGHSDILIHTTDFCNALLLEDSSTNYEMTVCLQPYQATLPGTQANRPEVHMVSTISYSANSPVESTIHGTCTSHDSSTSASSCADDPSMSTDSMVKSVDMDGQKHMKNDKIKVHLAPQPENASFKKMLLRNLSRKLRWSKAQADTHQTMAPGSQGAEDPGYPLVSPSDDDLEDSWEIL